A single window of Deltaproteobacteria bacterium DNA harbors:
- a CDS encoding class I SAM-dependent methyltransferase yields the protein MTRKVALRELLDAQAPESDRWKRKNRHYYEEVERIFRFHVPRGASVLEIGCGTGDLLAAVEPSRGVGIDISRKAVEIARSRHPGLAFLAGDAEDLPLSRPFDYVLLSDLVGYLDDVQRAFEQLNRVCHPRTRVILTYFNYLWGPVLWAGERLGIKRPQPDQNWLSLADLQNL from the coding sequence ATGACCCGGAAAGTCGCTCTCAGGGAGCTGCTGGACGCGCAGGCGCCGGAGTCCGACCGCTGGAAGCGGAAGAACCGGCACTACTACGAGGAGGTGGAGCGGATCTTCCGGTTCCACGTCCCGCGGGGCGCTTCGGTGCTCGAGATCGGATGCGGAACGGGGGACCTGCTTGCGGCGGTCGAGCCGTCCCGGGGGGTCGGGATCGACATCAGCCGGAAGGCGGTGGAGATCGCGCGTTCGAGACACCCCGGCCTCGCGTTCCTGGCCGGGGACGCGGAGGACCTCCCGCTCTCGAGGCCGTTCGACTACGTCCTGCTCTCCGACCTGGTCGGTTATCTCGACGACGTGCAGCGCGCATTCGAGCAGCTGAACCGGGTGTGCCACCCGCGCACGCGGGTGATCCTGACCTACTTCAACTACCTCTGGGGACCGGTTCTTTGGGCCGGGGAACGGCTCGGGATCAAGCGCCCCCAGCCGGACCAGAACTGGCTCTCCCTCGCGGACCTGCAGAACCTC
- a CDS encoding M20/M25/M40 family metallo-hydrolase produces MIDPAALLSEYLRIDTSNPPGDCRGAAELLCRVLRENGLSPVTFGAKPEKPNVLCHVGGTEEPGLVLIHHMDVVPARPEEWSVPPFSAEVRDGFLYGRGTLDTKGLGAAHWCAAIRASKAGTLKRRLYLVANADEEVGGGEGAEYFVRNLPFPLGAAYGLNEGGVGVTDVFGGGGKFFLLNMWEKGPVWMKLSAAGRAGHGSRPSDKDAPARLARAMARVAEHREPPRLTEPVRDMLRALRAKGYSDLDVDALRGGAEEADALEALARKFPEIEPLLRNTYAVTTLAAGFKPNVIPSSAEGTVDARIVPGEEPEAVAARIRTLVEDLGVSVEILFAEKPNGSPVGPLYGAMEEAILSVHPDAAVVPYMSTGFTDSRFFRSIGIPTYGLMPVLLPRAEHGKIHGVDERIPLSGIAEMAEIVYALIGRWNAAR; encoded by the coding sequence GGGAGACTGCCGCGGCGCGGCGGAGCTGCTCTGCCGGGTCCTCCGGGAGAACGGCCTTTCGCCGGTGACGTTCGGGGCGAAGCCGGAGAAGCCGAACGTGCTGTGCCACGTCGGCGGGACGGAGGAGCCGGGGCTGGTCCTCATCCACCACATGGACGTCGTGCCGGCGCGCCCCGAGGAGTGGAGCGTGCCGCCGTTCTCGGCCGAGGTCCGGGACGGGTTCCTCTACGGGCGGGGGACCCTCGACACGAAGGGGCTGGGGGCCGCCCACTGGTGCGCCGCGATCCGGGCGTCGAAGGCCGGAACGCTGAAACGGAGGCTGTACCTCGTGGCCAACGCGGACGAGGAGGTCGGCGGCGGCGAGGGGGCGGAATATTTCGTGAGGAACCTGCCGTTCCCGCTCGGGGCCGCGTACGGGCTGAACGAGGGCGGGGTCGGCGTCACCGACGTCTTCGGCGGCGGGGGGAAATTCTTCCTTCTGAACATGTGGGAGAAGGGACCGGTGTGGATGAAGCTGTCCGCCGCGGGGAGAGCGGGTCACGGGAGCCGGCCGTCGGATAAGGACGCCCCGGCCCGGCTCGCCCGGGCGATGGCGCGGGTGGCGGAGCACAGGGAACCGCCCCGCCTGACCGAACCGGTGCGGGACATGCTTCGGGCGCTGCGGGCGAAGGGGTATTCGGACCTCGATGTGGACGCGCTGCGCGGGGGCGCGGAGGAGGCGGATGCTCTCGAGGCGCTCGCGCGGAAATTCCCCGAGATCGAGCCGCTGCTGCGGAACACGTACGCGGTCACGACCCTCGCGGCCGGGTTCAAGCCGAACGTGATCCCGTCCTCCGCCGAGGGGACGGTGGACGCGCGGATCGTGCCGGGGGAGGAGCCGGAGGCGGTGGCGGCGCGCATACGGACGTTGGTTGAGGACCTTGGCGTCTCGGTGGAGATCCTGTTCGCCGAGAAGCCGAACGGCTCCCCGGTGGGGCCGCTCTACGGGGCGATGGAGGAGGCGATCCTCTCCGTCCACCCCGACGCCGCCGTCGTCCCGTACATGTCCACCGGGTTCACCGACTCCCGCTTCTTCCGCTCCATCGGGATCCCCACGTACGGCCTGATGCCGGTGCTGCTGCCGCGCGCGGAGCACGGGAAGATCCACGGCGTGGACGAGCGGATCCCGCTGTCGGGGATCGCGGAGATGGCGGAGATCGTCTACGCGCTCATCGGGCGGTGGAATGCGGCGCGGTAA